The following are from one region of the Mesorhizobium sp. B4-1-4 genome:
- a CDS encoding mandelate racemase/muconate lactonizing enzyme family protein, whose product MKIASIDAFGYELTYAHGEYVMSKGRAAQSQASTLVRIRTDAGLEGWGESSTLGGTYLPSFAEGTREAVRVLAAALIGLDPTNLSKVHRAMDAVLLGQNNAKSAIDIACWDILGKVANLPISTLIGGTAQDDFPLYEAVPLTSPEQMADFVRMRGEAGINRFQVKVGNDPFDDARRTRSVVEACGGDAVIIADSNGGWNLQAGIIAVRELAGLKVYVEQPCRDTADCAIVQKMSSLPLVMDESVVNSAELYRAKYEAGAGSVNIKLGRVGGITGAVRMRGQAQDLGMTMCIEDVWGGDVTTAAVSHVAASTQPEALLHASFFNDWTKEHVAGYLPRSSRGRGRAPDGPGLGICVDVKAIGPALFEVR is encoded by the coding sequence ATGAAAATCGCCTCGATCGACGCTTTCGGATACGAACTCACCTACGCGCATGGCGAGTATGTGATGTCGAAGGGCCGCGCCGCGCAAAGCCAGGCGTCGACGCTCGTGCGGATCCGCACCGACGCGGGCCTTGAGGGATGGGGCGAAAGCAGCACGCTCGGCGGGACCTATCTGCCGAGCTTTGCGGAAGGCACGCGGGAAGCCGTCCGGGTCCTTGCCGCTGCTTTGATCGGCCTTGATCCGACCAATCTGTCGAAAGTGCACCGGGCGATGGATGCCGTCCTGCTGGGGCAGAACAATGCCAAGAGCGCTATCGACATCGCCTGTTGGGATATTTTGGGAAAGGTCGCCAATCTGCCGATCTCGACCTTGATTGGCGGGACAGCGCAGGACGATTTCCCGCTCTATGAAGCTGTTCCCCTGACTTCGCCTGAGCAGATGGCCGACTTCGTCAGAATGCGAGGCGAAGCCGGGATCAATCGATTTCAGGTCAAGGTGGGCAACGATCCCTTTGACGACGCCAGACGCACTCGCAGTGTCGTCGAAGCCTGCGGGGGTGACGCCGTGATCATTGCAGACTCAAACGGCGGCTGGAATCTCCAGGCCGGCATTATCGCGGTGCGCGAGCTGGCGGGTCTTAAGGTCTATGTCGAGCAGCCCTGCCGCGACACTGCCGACTGCGCAATCGTCCAGAAAATGAGCTCGCTCCCGCTGGTCATGGACGAGTCCGTCGTCAATTCCGCGGAGCTCTATCGCGCGAAATACGAAGCAGGCGCTGGCTCCGTAAACATCAAGCTCGGCCGTGTCGGCGGCATCACCGGCGCAGTCCGTATGCGCGGCCAAGCGCAGGATCTGGGAATGACGATGTGCATCGAAGACGTATGGGGCGGCGACGTCACCACGGCTGCCGTGTCCCATGTGGCCGCTAGCACCCAGCCGGAAGCCTTGCTGCACGCATCGTTCTTCAACGATTGGACGAAGGAGCATGTGGCTGGATATCTGCCGCGCTCCAGCCGAGGCCGCGGCAGGGCGCCGGACGGGCCGGGTCTCGGCATTTGCGTCGACGTGAAGGCGATCGGCCCGGCGCTTTTTGAGGTCAGGTAA